Sequence from the Undibacterium piscinae genome:
GGCACCGCCATCGAGCGAGACATTGCGGTACAGCGAAACGCCGCGGTAATCTAGCCTGGGCTGGCCGGTCTTGGTGGCGGCTTCATTGGCCGCCGTGACAGCGGCCTTGTCGCGCGAATCTATCCACACCGTATGCAAGGCACCTTGGGCATCAAAGGACAGCGCGGCATAACTGTGGCTGATCACCTGACGATCCTGATGCAAGGTGACCGGTGCAGCGAAGTGCGCACCGCCATCGGTGGAGCGCAGCATGCGGATCTCGCCGGTAAATTTTTTCGCCAGCGGTTGTGCGTAGATGATGATGACGATGCCATTCGGACCAAAGGCGATTTTTGGCGGACTCTCGCCGCTGGTCTTGATGTGATCGCTACCGGTATCAAGTACGCGCTCAGGCAACCAGTTGCGGCCGTCATCGCGGCTGATGCGCAAGCTCAGATGACCCTGGGCATTCAATTGCAGACTCCACAGTGCACCGTCTGGCGCGAAGGCGTTGCCGGAATACGGTGCGGCTGCCTTGTCAGCGACTGCCGGTGCGTTGTGATGCGCCAGCGCCGGCAGTGTCGCCAACAGTGTCGTCACCATCAAGCCGGCAATTGCCATGCCGCCTGTTAAGCGTGCTAAGCGCCTTGGATAAGTGTTCATAAGCGAGTCTTTCCCGTGGTTATATTTTGTACCAACATTATTTGCTGCCATACGCATACGTTACTCCCAGCATCACGCTGCGCGGCGCACCCGGCGTGTACTGGTTTTGCGTATCAGGTACATAGGCACCAACGCCGGAGTAAGAGCTCGATGCCGAGTCGGCATAGCGCGTGTCGGCCAGGTTACGCGCCTGCAACCAGACTTCCCAGCCTTTGGCGAGCAGATAGCTGCCGCGTAAGTTCAGCAAAGTATGGCCGGCGTAACGCACGGTATTGGCATTGTTCATCGAGTATTCGCCTTGATGGACGACTTCCAATGCGATGCGCGCACCAGTCACTGGTTTATAGCCGATCTCAGCCGTCGTGATGTCGCTAGGTGCCTGTGGCATTTGTTTACCGCTGTAATCAAGGCTGCCGGAGACCTGATATTTTTCGTATTTATGGCTGGCCAGCGTGGTAGCCAGGCGCGCATCGAACATGCCGGCATCGTAGTTCAGACCCAGCTCCAGACCCTGGCTGCGGGTGCGGCCGGCATTACGGTTTTCGCTATTACCCGGCGCGATGGTGTAGCTGACGATGGTATCGCGCCCGTCCAGACGATACACTGCCGTGTCGAGTTTCAAGGCACCGTCCAGAAATGCCATGCGCAAGCCTAGCTCATAGTTGTTATAGGTCGCAGGGCTCAGATCCGGAACACCGGTCTTGCCGTACAACTGGCTCACCTCTGGCGGGGTAAAGCCCTGGCTCAGGTTGCTGTAGACGCTGCTGTCCTTGCCTAGCGCATAGGTAGCACCGAGCTTAGGGCTGACGTGCGAAAAGCTACGGCTCTCGTTCGCTGCGCCAAAATTGGCACTGCCTGCCGGTGACAGGTTATTCGTGTAGTCGTAGCTGATGTTGTCGGCACGCGCACCGATTACCACGCGGGTTTTTTGCAGCGGGCTAAATTCCCACTGGCCAAAGAACGCGGTGTTGTTGATGTCAGCCTGGTAGTTGCGCACGCCTTTAGGGTTGCTGGCATTGGCGTTGCTATAGCTCAGATTTTTTCCGGTAACAGGGTCGCGCACTACCCGCAGATTATTGCTGTAATACGGATTGTCGCTGTTATCCAGATACACGCCGGCGATCAGGCGCGAAGCGAGCCAGTCAAACTCTTGCTGATGCTTGAAGTCCAAACCTAGCGAATCGACGTGGCTATTATTTTCCGTACCCTGGCACACCGCGGCCTTGGCATTGCAACCGACCAGCGTATAACTAGGGATCTGGCCATGGTCATTTTTACGTGAAAACAGCGTCGCGGTAGTCAGGCCATTCTTCAGTGTTTCCGCTTCCCAGGCCAGATTGGCACGCGTGGTCTTGTCCTTGCGGTAGGTGAAACTATTGACGCTCTTGCCCGGCGTGTTCCGGTAGTCGGTTTCATTGAGGCCACCGGTCATGGCAGCGTCAAGATCGGTATGCACCAGGGTGGCGCGCAAGATTGCCGAATCGCTTAGCGCATAGTCACCGCGCAGCGAGACCGAGTCTTTATCGCCATTGCTGTATTGCTGCCAGTTGTCGGCAGTGCGGCGCGAGCTGTATTGCGAAAAACGCAGGCCCAGATCGCCCCAGGTATTGCTGGCGATGGTATCGATGCGCTTGAATCCTGCGGTGTCGTCATAGCGTGCGCTAATGCTGGCGTAAGGCGTGGCCGAAGGGCGTGCCGTCATGAAATTGACTGCGCCGCCGACCGCATTGCTGCCATACAGCGAGGAGGCCGCACCCTTGACCACTTCCACACTTTCGCTGCCGGCCAGATTCATTTCATTGAGTGAATTGTGATTGAACACGCCCAATGGACGAATAGGAATGCCGTCTTCCAGATACTGATACACGGCGTTGGTGCTGATAGGCTGGCGTATGCTCATGCTGTGCTGCTCATTACCGAGATCGTTCCAGTGCACACCAGCGACCCGGTTGATGACTTCACCCATGGTTTTAGGCTTATCGCGCTTCAATACTTCTTCCTTGACGACGCCAATGGCGACCGGGGTTTCCGATAGTTTAGTGGCGCTGCGCGAGCCCGATACCACCATTTCTTCCAACACTTGCGGTTCGGCGGCGTAAGTCATTTGAGTGAAAGCGGCAAGCAATGCGAACGCTAGCGGAGTGTGTTTAAAGTTCATTTCTGTATTCCGATTATATTGATGTAATTTTTATTTGGTTTAGCTATTGAGCTTGAAGCTCAGCGGCACCACCACGCTGGCGGCGACCGCGACGTCGCCATGGCGTGCCGGCACAAAATGCCATTTGCGTACCGCTTCCAATGCCGCCTCATCGAGTCGCGGAAAACCGCAGCTTTGCTTGATCTCTACCTGCGCTGCGGTGCCGTGCGGTGTCACCTGTACCAGCAACAAGACCTTGCCCGATTCGCCCTGGCGGCGTGAGATCAGCGGGTAGGCAGGTGCCGGATTATTCAGATAGGCAGCGTCAAAACTAGCTTCGGAACGTTGTTCTGAGGCCGGTGCTGTCGCTACAGCCTGATGGCTGACGACCGCGTTCGATGGCGTTGCGCTTGCTGCAGTTACCACCGCAGGTGTGACGGATGGCGCGGCTTCCGCAGTCAACTTGTGCTCGCTGGCCGGCAGCAAAGGCAGTGCTATCGCCGCCTGATGCAATACCGGCGCACTAGGTTTTGGCAGAGTTTCCGGCGTCGCGGACTGGTTTGGCGCCGCTATCATCACCGTTACGAGCTTCATCGGTAAAGCCAGGGTCTGGTGCTTGATCACGCCGCTGGCATGTAAGGCCCAGGCCAGAAAGCCAAGGTGAATAGCGGCGACCAAGCTGGTCTTTACGATTGAACTGAGCGGCGAGACATAGGCCCGCTCGGGCATGCTGAGATAAAGCTTATCCATGATATTCGCGCTTTGTAGCCAAACAACGCTGGCCAGAGAGGCGTGATGTTTGGCATTTCCTGTGATGCAAGACTCTGGTAGATCAGACCGGCATGAAGACCAGCGTAGATCGCACGCAGAGAGCTCTGCCCTTAAAATTACAGCGGGCAGTATTGCAGCGGATTTAGGAAAGTTGTGGCGGACCGCGCGGACTGGCGCTTACCCAGGCAAACAGCAGGGATGGTGCCTGATAGTACAGGGGAGGGAAAACATCATGGCCGGCAGCGACGGCACAGCAAGGAATGATCGCCGGTGGCAAGGCAAAGTTGCCGGCGTGCGGCAGGCAAAACGGACAATGCTTGGCGCTATGCTGATCGCCTATGCCAGATGAGGTGGCAGGCGCTGATTTATCCGCTAGCTTAGAGTTGGCGGTGCTAGTGGGTGTACTGCAAATCTCCGCCCAGGAAGGGGAGTTAGCGTTCTTAACCGCCAATGCAGAAGCGATGGATGGAACAAGCGCATTGAGCAAGATCGCGAAACAGGCGATCCAGACAGTGATGAGCTTATTTTTCCAAAAACGTTTCATGTTGTCGATTATATCTGAGCAGATACCGAAACCCCAGTGAGATTGCGTAGCCGATTTGCGTTTGATCAAGAATTATCAGGCTAGCGTCAGTTCGGCAGCCGGTTCGCCCGTACGTATCAAAAAAGTCCGGCAATAGGAAAGCCCTGGGGGGCTGGAACAAATAGAGTGTTGTTCTTGCCGCAAACATTATTCTCGCGGGATTCTACAATGTTTCTTTTAGGGAATGGTGACTAATAAATTTTCAGGGTGGCAAATCCAGCGCCACACGATTGCTGGTTTCGTCATAGCCGGGTCAAGATGTCCGTGATTAAATGCGACAAATTCGCATCGCAATAGCCTTGCCGGATCAAGGGAAAGCGGCGATAAATGTTCGGGCGGCCTGCAAAGGGTGGCCAGCCCCTGCAATCGTGCTGGCACGTCCGCCTTCACCCGACGTGGTTCGCACATAGCGAAGACAAAATCCTTAAATTGCGACAAGCCTTCGGTCGCAATGCCGTCAGCCTTGCCGGACAACACCCACTCGGCGATATGTTCGGGCGCACTTTGCTGATACGCACATCAGGAAATAGGCGAAACTGTTGCACCACCTTAGGCAACACATAGCGCGCCTGAGTGTGGGTGGTGGCAATGGTCAGCGTGCCCTTGCTGTGGTCAGAATACTCGTCACCGGCCTGCTTCAGGTTTTCCGCCTCCTGCAATAGCCTTTCTATGATGTGCATGATGCCCTTGCCCGGCTCGGTCAACCCGGTCAGACGCTTGCCGTTGCGCTCAAAAATATCGACGCCCAACTCTTCCTCGACTTCACGGATCTGGCGGCTGACCCCGGGTTGCGAGGTAAACAGCACATTCGCCACTTCAGTGAGATTAAAGTTGCGGCGTGAGGCTTCACGTATCGAGCGCAATTGTTGAAAGTTCATAGCGTTCCGGGATTTTTCTTATGACCAAATCTATAACTGATCGACAAATACATGCAGGCGTTTCGGCGTGACCAGCAAGTTCTCGCCTACCTTAAGCCCAAGCTGGGCAAAGCGCTCGCTGGAGAT
This genomic interval carries:
- a CDS encoding DUF2946 domain-containing protein codes for the protein MKRFWKNKLITVWIACFAILLNALVPSIASALAVKNANSPSWAEICSTPTSTANSKLADKSAPATSSGIGDQHSAKHCPFCLPHAGNFALPPAIIPCCAVAAGHDVFPPLYYQAPSLLFAWVSASPRGPPQLS
- a CDS encoding TonB-dependent receptor, whose product is MTYAAEPQVLEEMVVSGSRSATKLSETPVAIGVVKEEVLKRDKPKTMGEVINRVAGVHWNDLGNEQHSMSIRQPISTNAVYQYLEDGIPIRPLGVFNHNSLNEMNLAGSESVEVVKGAASSLYGSNAVGGAVNFMTARPSATPYASISARYDDTAGFKRIDTIASNTWGDLGLRFSQYSSRRTADNWQQYSNGDKDSVSLRGDYALSDSAILRATLVHTDLDAAMTGGLNETDYRNTPGKSVNSFTYRKDKTTRANLAWEAETLKNGLTTATLFSRKNDHGQIPSYTLVGCNAKAAVCQGTENNSHVDSLGLDFKHQQEFDWLASRLIAGVYLDNSDNPYYSNNLRVVRDPVTGKNLSYSNANASNPKGVRNYQADINNTAFFGQWEFSPLQKTRVVIGARADNISYDYTNNLSPAGSANFGAANESRSFSHVSPKLGATYALGKDSSVYSNLSQGFTPPEVSQLYGKTGVPDLSPATYNNYELGLRMAFLDGALKLDTAVYRLDGRDTIVSYTIAPGNSENRNAGRTRSQGLELGLNYDAGMFDARLATTLASHKYEKYQVSGSLDYSGKQMPQAPSDITTAEIGYKPVTGARIALEVVHQGEYSMNNANTVRYAGHTLLNLRGSYLLAKGWEVWLQARNLADTRYADSASSSYSGVGAYVPDTQNQYTPGAPRSVMLGVTYAYGSK
- a CDS encoding energy transducer TonB — its product is MDKLYLSMPERAYVSPLSSIVKTSLVAAIHLGFLAWALHASGVIKHQTLALPMKLVTVMIAAPNQSATPETLPKPSAPVLHQAAIALPLLPASEHKLTAEAAPSVTPAVVTAASATPSNAVVSHQAVATAPASEQRSEASFDAAYLNNPAPAYPLISRRQGESGKVLLLVQVTPHGTAAQVEIKQSCGFPRLDEAALEAVRKWHFVPARHGDVAVAASVVVPLSFKLNS